In one window of Opitutus sp. GAS368 DNA:
- a CDS encoding autotransporter domain-containing protein yields the protein MKIKNLISLSVVALAAMLFAPAPGSAQVLLTAANYALLGGTAITVGGPGPNPIVNGNVGLSSSATTNITGFPPAVVSGFTVSGSPAGIIPTGGATGQAGADLITARNALFAMPHIPANDLSNLDIGTLAALRPGVYFSTSATNQTGAIVLDANFQNGVAWVFDFSLSLTTAANSTVTIINAGTNGGKDDGLFWNAATAITIGDNNTVLGNYMAGTSISFTGITNTLASGGVRALAGAAVTFAGKVPGGFNTTGGPGGGDFNGGLMYVGGVLVPIPPPVPPIVPPVIPPPPVFTGNVILSSTGLYVPGSSGVILVPGTQYPTSTLTLDGNSSNGSAPASLTINTATVTMTGTGNTYTGGTIVNSGVLIATSQTLPVNGSIALNTSILTFNQPASGTFGGVISGNGTVNKQGAGTTTFTGANTYTGGTNVSAGTLIASTSTLPVNGGVAILPVGTLVFNQAADGTFGGLISGGGKVQKTGTAAFTLTTATTSPVDVQAGSFFFNNGLGATTVSAGALLGGNGNVIGLLTNNGTVSPGNSPGTINVTGNYVQGSTGKLLVEIASVSSFDHLIITGTAALAGTLQVDILGGYNPLGQSFTFLTAAGGVSGTFGSLAGFIASSAATGVTVSYAPTSATITFTQLPFAGFAQTPNQAAVGAAAQGNPTQTAALDALPFAIFFPGSLNAMSPQGYQVWSDFAFARATSLADRLLREDRAVAGHDEYYFEANRAHGRSRADLDVGSSLYTSDSGLIGGNHLVRPGTTVGAYFAFGKTTSGLGSVGSETTVNEKTLGVRAGWVDGPMFVDAMLAYSFNDYSATRPIVFPGTAALATASTSGHQWTTGITAGEHLKAGAVTVSPFGGLLMTRWSANRFTEQGAGEFDATVGHQAAFSLRSQLGAEARMTLGLFQPHVRAAWLHEFYDDSRRIGASFGNINYSVKTRRNQRDTALYTAGLDVVLGPNALLYADVDTQSGGTTRVLDEWRLGVAITF from the coding sequence ATGAAAATCAAAAACCTGATTTCTTTGTCCGTTGTGGCGCTCGCTGCGATGTTGTTCGCCCCGGCCCCGGGGTCAGCCCAAGTTTTGCTTACCGCCGCCAACTATGCGCTGCTCGGTGGCACGGCCATCACCGTCGGTGGTCCCGGCCCCAATCCGATTGTCAACGGCAACGTCGGTCTTTCCTCGTCCGCCACCACCAACATCACCGGCTTTCCGCCGGCGGTGGTTTCAGGCTTCACCGTCAGTGGCTCTCCCGCCGGGATCATCCCCACGGGCGGCGCCACCGGTCAGGCGGGGGCGGATCTCATCACGGCCCGGAACGCCCTGTTCGCCATGCCGCACATCCCGGCCAACGACCTGAGCAATCTGGATATCGGAACCCTCGCCGCGCTCCGGCCGGGTGTTTATTTTTCCACCTCGGCCACGAACCAGACCGGGGCGATCGTCCTCGACGCCAACTTTCAGAACGGCGTGGCGTGGGTTTTTGATTTTTCCCTCAGTCTCACCACCGCGGCGAATTCGACGGTCACTATCATCAATGCGGGCACGAATGGCGGCAAGGACGACGGCCTCTTCTGGAACGCCGCGACCGCCATCACCATCGGCGACAACAATACGGTCCTCGGCAATTACATGGCCGGCACCAGCATCTCCTTCACCGGCATCACCAACACCCTCGCCTCGGGCGGCGTTCGCGCCCTGGCCGGAGCCGCCGTCACCTTCGCCGGCAAAGTCCCCGGCGGATTCAACACCACGGGCGGTCCCGGTGGCGGCGATTTTAATGGCGGCCTGATGTATGTCGGCGGCGTGCTGGTGCCGATCCCGCCCCCGGTTCCGCCGATCGTTCCCCCGGTCATTCCGCCCCCCCCCGTTTTCACCGGCAATGTCATTCTCAGCTCGACCGGCCTCTACGTCCCGGGTTCCTCCGGTGTGATCCTGGTGCCGGGCACCCAGTACCCCACCTCGACGCTGACCCTTGACGGCAATTCCTCGAACGGGTCGGCCCCGGCCTCCCTCACGATCAACACGGCCACCGTGACCATGACCGGCACGGGCAACACCTACACGGGCGGCACCATTGTGAACAGCGGTGTGCTGATCGCCACCAGCCAGACCCTGCCGGTGAACGGATCCATCGCGCTCAACACCAGCATCCTGACCTTCAACCAGCCGGCGAGCGGCACGTTCGGCGGCGTGATCTCCGGCAACGGCACCGTCAACAAGCAGGGCGCCGGCACGACCACCTTCACCGGCGCCAACACCTACACGGGCGGCACCAACGTGAGCGCCGGCACCCTGATCGCCAGCACCTCGACCCTGCCCGTGAACGGCGGCGTCGCCATCCTCCCCGTGGGCACGCTGGTCTTCAACCAGGCGGCCGACGGCACTTTCGGCGGTTTGATCTCCGGCGGCGGCAAGGTCCAGAAAACCGGCACGGCCGCGTTCACCCTGACCACCGCGACCACTTCCCCGGTTGATGTCCAGGCCGGCTCGTTCTTCTTCAACAACGGCCTCGGCGCGACCACCGTGTCCGCCGGCGCACTCCTCGGCGGCAACGGCAACGTCATCGGCCTGCTCACCAACAACGGCACGGTCAGCCCCGGCAACTCACCCGGCACGATCAACGTGACCGGCAACTATGTGCAGGGCTCCACCGGCAAGCTGCTCGTCGAGATCGCCTCGGTCTCGTCGTTTGACCATCTCATCATCACGGGCACCGCCGCGCTCGCCGGCACGTTGCAGGTCGACATCCTCGGCGGCTACAACCCGCTCGGCCAGTCCTTCACGTTCCTCACCGCCGCGGGCGGCGTGAGCGGCACCTTCGGTTCCCTCGCCGGCTTCATCGCCTCCAGCGCCGCCACCGGCGTCACCGTCAGCTACGCCCCGACCAGCGCGACGATCACGTTCACCCAGCTGCCCTTCGCGGGTTTTGCGCAGACGCCCAACCAGGCGGCCGTCGGCGCCGCCGCGCAGGGCAACCCGACGCAGACCGCGGCGCTCGATGCGCTGCCGTTCGCCATCTTTTTCCCGGGCTCGCTCAACGCCATGTCGCCCCAAGGCTACCAGGTCTGGTCCGACTTCGCCTTCGCCCGGGCCACTTCCCTCGCCGATCGCCTCCTGCGCGAGGACCGGGCGGTAGCCGGGCATGATGAATACTACTTCGAAGCCAACCGGGCCCATGGTCGTTCCCGGGCCGATCTCGATGTCGGTTCGAGCCTCTACACCAGCGACTCCGGCCTGATCGGGGGCAATCACCTCGTCCGTCCCGGCACCACGGTCGGCGCTTACTTTGCCTTCGGCAAGACCACTTCCGGCCTCGGCTCGGTTGGCAGCGAGACCACCGTGAACGAAAAGACCCTCGGCGTGCGCGCCGGCTGGGTTGACGGCCCGATGTTCGTGGACGCGATGCTGGCCTACAGCTTCAATGACTACAGCGCCACCCGTCCGATCGTTTTCCCGGGCACCGCCGCTCTCGCCACCGCTTCGACCAGCGGCCACCAATGGACCACCGGCATCACCGCCGGGGAGCACCTGAAGGCCGGCGCGGTGACCGTGTCGCCGTTCGGCGGCCTGCTCATGACCCGATGGTCCGCCAATCGCTTCACCGAGCAAGGCGCCGGGGAATTCGATGCCACGGTCGGCCACCAGGCCGCCTTCTCCCTGCGCTCCCAGCTCGGAGCCGAGGCTCGCATGACCCTTGGCCTGTTCCAGCCGCACGTCCGGGCCGCCTGGCTCCACGAGTTCTACGACGACTCCCGCCGCATCGGCGCCTCGTTCGGCAACATCAACTACTCGGTCAAGACCCGCCGCAACCAGCGCGACACGGCGCTCTACACCGCCGGCCTTGATGTGGTGCTCGGGCCCAACGCCCTCCTCTACGCCGACGTTGACACCCAGAGCGGCGGCACCACCCGCGTGCTCGATGAGTGGCGCCTCGGCGTCGCCATCACCTTCTAG
- a CDS encoding OBAP family protein — MNPALKKLLASTGAILLALSLEAQPSPHDHPAPGTGPLASVHAHLCGFHFYSGDLSRAVSVHHYCSHLRADVFQCIIYDSDRPDARLVGVEYIISEARFNQLPAEEKKLWHSHRYEVMSGQLVAPGASGPAEHELMKELVNTYGKTWQLWQVDRGDELPLGLPQLMMGFTADGQADPVMVAARDHDLHIDTAGTRARRADLPARPVAAGADAWRQKPAFQIPDPRPEPAAARPTR, encoded by the coding sequence ATGAATCCTGCCCTTAAGAAACTGCTGGCCTCGACCGGCGCGATCCTGCTCGCGCTGTCCCTGGAGGCGCAACCATCTCCCCACGATCACCCCGCCCCCGGCACCGGCCCCCTCGCCTCGGTGCACGCGCACTTGTGCGGTTTTCATTTCTACAGCGGCGATCTGTCGCGGGCGGTCAGCGTCCACCATTACTGCTCGCATCTCCGCGCGGACGTTTTTCAGTGCATCATCTACGACTCGGACCGGCCGGACGCCCGCCTGGTCGGAGTCGAATACATCATCAGTGAGGCCCGGTTCAACCAGCTGCCGGCGGAGGAGAAAAAACTGTGGCACAGCCATCGCTACGAAGTCATGTCCGGCCAGCTCGTCGCCCCCGGTGCCTCCGGCCCGGCGGAGCACGAATTGATGAAGGAACTCGTGAACACCTACGGCAAAACCTGGCAGCTGTGGCAGGTGGACCGCGGCGATGAACTCCCCCTCGGCCTGCCCCAACTCATGATGGGCTTCACCGCCGACGGGCAGGCCGATCCCGTCATGGTGGCGGCGCGCGATCACGACCTTCATATTGATACGGCGGGCACCAGGGCCCGGCGCGCGGACCTGCCCGCGCGGCCGGTCGCAGCAGGCGCGGATGCCTGGCGGCAGAAACCCGCTTTCCAAATTCCCGACCCCCGGCCGGAGCCGGCGGCCGCCCGTCCCACCAGATAG
- a CDS encoding cytochrome B6 codes for MDRISCSALLVWLLGAGGITNAQPLPGPAAPASSYAPVRIEEPFDQTQRRLTQAKPAVMQAHREYLAERYDLTDRPAADVTMSGGKPVQQGVRVRLRPGVTWESLAALSPGEIRAQDLWPAGFRPLPHPNHPEGGMLFPPAVIAELQRQEQRDLARFDLDFDLPDHFLPEFPAPIFLTTRADLGDVSRGQVVTLENYFGLFNGLLNPKQLEGLRLLLTPFPQQQFNATDDRRSVRPSRGVACFDCHTNGHTNAATHLAGDARPQAFRHRVDTPSLRGVNIQQIFGSQRALKSVEDFTEFEQRGAYFDGDPVIATKKGVNVLDRGSQVQAMAEMQALFDFPPAPKLDVLGRLDPQKAAPAELRGQELFFGKAQCVACHAPPYYTDNTMHDLRTGRFFAPVMVRGAMLTTDGPIKTFPLRGIKDSPPYLHDGRLLTLADTVEFFNLILGTRLTADEKTDLEAFLRTL; via the coding sequence ATGGATCGCATTTCCTGTTCCGCCCTCCTGGTCTGGTTGCTTGGTGCCGGCGGGATCACCAACGCCCAACCCTTGCCAGGTCCGGCCGCACCGGCCTCGAGTTATGCCCCGGTCAGGATCGAGGAACCGTTTGACCAGACGCAGCGGCGTCTGACGCAGGCGAAACCGGCGGTCATGCAGGCGCACCGGGAATATCTGGCGGAACGCTACGATCTCACCGACCGGCCGGCCGCGGATGTCACGATGAGCGGGGGCAAGCCGGTGCAGCAGGGCGTGCGCGTGCGGCTCAGGCCGGGCGTGACCTGGGAAAGCCTGGCGGCGTTGTCGCCCGGCGAGATCCGCGCGCAGGATCTCTGGCCCGCCGGTTTCCGGCCGCTGCCGCACCCCAACCACCCGGAGGGCGGCATGCTGTTTCCCCCCGCCGTCATCGCCGAGCTGCAGCGGCAGGAGCAGCGCGACCTGGCGCGGTTCGATCTCGATTTCGACCTGCCGGATCATTTTCTGCCCGAGTTCCCGGCGCCGATCTTCCTGACCACCCGCGCCGATCTCGGCGATGTCTCGCGGGGCCAGGTGGTGACGCTCGAGAATTATTTCGGCCTGTTCAACGGCCTCCTCAACCCCAAGCAGCTCGAGGGGCTGCGGCTCCTGCTCACCCCGTTTCCGCAGCAGCAGTTCAATGCCACGGACGACCGCCGCTCCGTCCGGCCGAGCCGCGGGGTCGCCTGCTTCGACTGCCACACCAACGGCCACACCAACGCCGCCACCCATCTCGCCGGCGACGCGCGCCCGCAGGCGTTCCGCCACCGCGTGGACACGCCCAGTCTGCGCGGGGTGAACATCCAGCAAATCTTCGGTTCGCAGCGCGCGCTGAAGAGCGTCGAGGACTTCACGGAGTTCGAGCAGCGCGGCGCCTACTTCGACGGCGACCCGGTGATCGCCACGAAGAAGGGCGTCAACGTCCTCGACCGCGGCAGCCAGGTGCAGGCGATGGCGGAGATGCAGGCCCTGTTCGATTTTCCGCCGGCCCCCAAGCTGGATGTCCTCGGCAGGCTCGACCCGCAAAAAGCCGCGCCGGCCGAACTGCGCGGGCAGGAGCTGTTTTTCGGCAAGGCGCAGTGCGTGGCGTGCCATGCGCCGCCGTATTACACCGATAACACGATGCACGATCTGCGGACCGGACGGTTCTTCGCGCCGGTCATGGTCCGCGGCGCCATGCTGACGACGGACGGGCCGATCAAGACCTTCCCGCTCCGTGGCATCAAGGACTCGCCGCCCTACCTGCACGACGGGCGGTTGCTCACGCTCGCCGACACGGTTGAGTTCTTCAACCTGATCCTCGGGACGCGGCTCACGGCGGACGAGAAGACGGACCTTGAGGCGTTCCTCCGGACCCTCTGA
- a CDS encoding response regulator, producing MARILLIDDDDVVRTVLCALLVRSGHTVIEARDGEEGLDLFPRIVPDLVITDIVMPKKSGLEVMQALREKKPCVKIIVMSGGDRNGPGDNLQAATLIGATSVLAKPFAVAELLAEVNEVLAS from the coding sequence ATGGCGCGAATCCTGCTGATCGATGATGATGATGTCGTGCGCACGGTCCTGTGCGCGCTGTTGGTCCGATCGGGCCACACGGTGATCGAGGCCCGCGACGGAGAGGAAGGACTGGATCTGTTTCCCCGCATCGTTCCGGACCTGGTGATCACGGACATCGTGATGCCAAAGAAGAGTGGTCTCGAAGTCATGCAGGCGCTGCGGGAAAAGAAGCCTTGCGTGAAGATCATCGTCATGTCGGGCGGGGATCGCAACGGGCCCGGCGACAATCTCCAAGCGGCCACGCTGATCGGCGCGACCAGCGTGCTCGCCAAGCCGTTTGCCGTGGCGGAGCTGCTGGCCGAGGTCAACGAGGTGCTGGCCAGCTGA
- a CDS encoding PRC-barrel domain-containing protein → MKTHIKLFAGTIITASLALSSAAEAVHTPTPLGAEKTPTNFVHVEIKNLQGETLGRIKDLGIDLINGRIVEVLVESDSSLEVGGKVVAVPPLALMRDPSNKIYRLNASREVFKTAAAIDLASWTDAGRSDRVAAAYYLFGQEPYFLEEGATASRKDVRPKVSLGYVERCNKLVGMPVGNYPGEQFGKVWSMTLDIPKGRILSVIVLAPGNFETKSVIPAMALGFNTARNALLLDDTKQEYADEPRYIYTKAAFGNVATSQEEAFKGPHTLVALEQGDSYPDVDRTLLIQQNIRVARIYGRNVQVGTINGRVTLRGWVRTAADQQRIGEIAIAASRLELVDNQITVGRPVAGL, encoded by the coding sequence ATGAAAACTCATATCAAACTTTTCGCCGGCACGATCATCACGGCCAGCCTTGCCCTTTCGTCCGCGGCCGAGGCCGTGCACACGCCCACGCCCCTTGGCGCGGAGAAGACGCCCACCAACTTCGTCCACGTCGAGATCAAGAATCTCCAGGGCGAGACCTTGGGCCGCATCAAGGATCTCGGCATCGATCTGATCAACGGCCGCATTGTCGAGGTGCTGGTCGAGTCGGACAGCTCACTCGAGGTCGGCGGCAAGGTCGTCGCGGTGCCGCCGCTCGCCCTGATGCGTGATCCCTCAAACAAGATTTACCGGCTCAACGCCAGCCGCGAGGTGTTCAAGACCGCCGCCGCCATCGATCTTGCGTCGTGGACCGACGCCGGCCGGAGCGACCGGGTCGCCGCGGCCTATTATCTTTTCGGCCAGGAGCCGTATTTTCTCGAGGAAGGGGCCACGGCCAGCAGGAAGGACGTCCGGCCCAAGGTATCGCTGGGTTATGTGGAGCGCTGCAACAAGCTGGTCGGCATGCCGGTGGGCAACTACCCGGGCGAGCAATTTGGGAAAGTGTGGTCGATGACCCTGGATATTCCCAAGGGCCGGATCCTCAGTGTCATCGTGCTGGCGCCGGGCAATTTCGAGACCAAGAGTGTGATTCCCGCCATGGCCCTCGGCTTCAACACCGCGCGGAACGCGCTCCTGCTCGACGACACCAAGCAGGAGTATGCGGACGAGCCGCGCTATATCTACACCAAGGCCGCCTTCGGCAACGTGGCCACCTCGCAGGAGGAAGCCTTCAAGGGTCCGCACACCTTGGTGGCGCTCGAGCAGGGGGACAGCTACCCCGACGTGGACCGCACGCTCCTCATCCAGCAGAACATCCGCGTGGCCAGGATTTACGGCCGCAATGTGCAGGTGGGCACGATCAACGGCCGCGTCACGCTCCGGGGCTGGGTGCGCACCGCCGCCGACCAGCAGCGCATCGGCGAGATCGCCATCGCCGCCTCCCGCTTGGAACTGGTGGACAACCAGATCACCGTGGGCCGGCCCGTCGCCGGCCTTTAA
- a CDS encoding ice-binding family protein codes for MKPLRLILPAVMALGVWLTQAGAQVAISLGSASTFGVLGASTVTNTGATTVNGDFGVSPGIAYTGFPPGVVVHGAIHAADATATQAHADAISAFNVLGGETFTQDLTGLDLGSRTLTTGVYFYTAAAQLTGILTLDALNDPNARFDFRIGSTLDTASSSQILLINGASASNVYWQIGTSATFLTSSDLVGSFLAGASITAGTGTMVNGRLLALGAAVTLDTNSITVPTAIPEPAATAALAAGLMGLVVGVRRIRRMRDSRAAS; via the coding sequence ATGAAACCGCTTCGTTTGATTTTACCGGCCGTCATGGCCCTCGGTGTCTGGCTGACCCAGGCCGGCGCCCAGGTGGCCATAAGTCTCGGCTCCGCGTCGACCTTCGGCGTGCTGGGCGCCTCCACCGTCACCAACACCGGCGCCACCACCGTCAATGGCGATTTTGGCGTGAGCCCGGGCATCGCGTATACGGGATTCCCGCCCGGCGTGGTGGTGCACGGAGCGATCCATGCCGCCGACGCGACGGCCACCCAGGCCCACGCGGATGCGATCTCGGCCTTCAACGTGCTCGGCGGCGAAACCTTCACCCAGGATCTGACGGGATTGGATTTGGGGTCCCGCACCCTCACGACCGGCGTTTATTTCTATACCGCCGCCGCTCAACTCACGGGCATCCTTACCCTCGACGCCCTGAATGATCCCAATGCACGCTTCGATTTCCGGATTGGTAGTACGCTGGATACCGCCAGCAGCAGCCAGATCCTGCTGATCAACGGGGCCAGCGCGAGTAACGTTTACTGGCAGATCGGCACCTCGGCCACTTTCCTGACTTCGTCGGACCTGGTGGGGAGCTTCCTGGCGGGGGCCTCGATCACCGCCGGCACGGGGACCATGGTGAATGGGCGGCTGCTGGCCTTGGGCGCGGCCGTGACCCTGGACACCAACTCGATCACGGTCCCGACCGCGATTCCGGAACCGGCCGCCACGGCGGCACTGGCGGCGGGCCTGATGGGCCTGGTCGTCGGGGTCCGCCGGATCAGGCGGATGCGGGACTCGCGAGCTGCGTCCTGA
- a CDS encoding response regulator transcription factor, translating into MTTPRPITVLLAEDHAVVRQGLCALLNADGSFKLVGEARTGREAVELARTLRPDVILMDIAMPVLNGLEATRQILAANPAAKVVILSAHSDDVYVERMNEAGVAGFLEKQSSAEILTKAIHEVAKGRTYFSPAIARRLGATASKPRDREGLLKANASRLTSRESEVLQLVAEGSANKQVAAELGISIKTVEKHRQHLMDKLNIHETAGLTRYAIAQGIIESSVQLTIV; encoded by the coding sequence ATGACCACCCCCCGACCCATCACCGTCCTGCTCGCCGAGGATCACGCCGTCGTGCGCCAGGGCCTGTGTGCGCTGCTCAACGCCGACGGCAGCTTCAAGCTCGTCGGGGAGGCCCGCACCGGCCGCGAGGCCGTGGAGCTGGCGCGGACCCTGCGGCCCGATGTCATCCTGATGGACATCGCCATGCCGGTGCTCAACGGCCTGGAGGCGACGCGCCAGATCCTGGCGGCCAATCCCGCCGCCAAGGTGGTCATCCTTTCCGCCCACAGCGACGACGTCTATGTGGAGCGGATGAACGAGGCCGGGGTCGCGGGCTTCCTGGAGAAGCAGTCGTCCGCGGAAATCCTGACCAAGGCAATCCACGAGGTCGCCAAGGGCCGCACCTATTTCAGTCCGGCCATCGCCCGGCGCCTGGGCGCCACCGCCAGCAAACCGCGGGACCGGGAGGGCCTGCTCAAGGCCAACGCCAGCCGCCTGACCTCCCGCGAGTCCGAGGTGCTGCAGCTCGTCGCCGAGGGCTCGGCCAACAAGCAGGTCGCGGCGGAACTGGGCATCAGCATCAAGACGGTCGAGAAGCACCGGCAGCACCTCATGGACAAGCTCAACATCCACGAGACCGCCGGCCTGACCCGCTACGCCATCGCCCAGGGCATCATCGAGAGCAGTGTGCAGCTGACGATTGTCTAA
- a CDS encoding sensor histidine kinase, with the protein MKTARTRLSARYLTALRTHLGGKAANHANRAQSLGRSALAGGLVTLDLAIMHEQAVVALASSYDFAHARNGVLKRAGVFFTQALLPLEEAQQATRETNRQLQQHNETLRRHTAALASGNRRLEREIARRKAGEVTILQGREHYQALFRESQIMQKKLRLLTRQIISAQEEERKEISRELHDEVVQTLVGINVELAALTKGTSAGLHKLRAKIARTQRLVANSVNAVHRFARELRPAVLDDLGLIPALHVFCKGLAARKKLKIQLTAFRGVEALGGAERTVFFRVAQEALNNVARHARASTVTISISRMPAAVRMEIADNGKSFMVGQTLLPKNNKRLGLVGMRERIEMVGGRLTIKSAPGHGTTVCAEIPFTPEKTKK; encoded by the coding sequence GTGAAAACGGCCCGCACGCGACTGTCGGCCCGCTATCTCACTGCGCTCCGCACCCACCTCGGCGGGAAGGCGGCGAACCACGCCAACCGCGCCCAAAGCCTGGGCCGCTCCGCCCTGGCCGGCGGACTGGTGACCCTGGACCTGGCCATCATGCACGAGCAGGCGGTCGTCGCCCTCGCCTCGTCCTACGACTTTGCGCACGCGCGCAACGGCGTGCTCAAGCGGGCCGGCGTGTTTTTCACCCAGGCGCTCCTGCCGCTCGAAGAGGCGCAGCAGGCCACGCGCGAGACCAACCGGCAGTTGCAGCAGCACAACGAGACACTGCGCCGGCACACCGCCGCCCTGGCCAGCGGCAACCGCCGGCTGGAACGCGAGATCGCCCGGCGCAAGGCCGGCGAGGTGACCATCCTTCAGGGCCGGGAGCACTACCAGGCGCTGTTCCGGGAATCCCAGATCATGCAGAAGAAACTCCGCCTGCTGACGCGGCAGATCATCTCGGCCCAGGAGGAGGAGCGGAAGGAAATCAGCCGGGAGCTGCACGACGAGGTGGTCCAGACCTTGGTCGGCATCAATGTCGAGCTGGCCGCGCTGACCAAGGGGACTTCCGCCGGCCTGCACAAGCTGAGGGCAAAAATCGCCCGCACCCAGCGGCTGGTGGCGAACTCCGTGAACGCCGTGCACCGCTTCGCCCGCGAGCTGCGGCCGGCCGTCCTCGACGACCTCGGCCTGATCCCCGCCCTCCACGTCTTCTGCAAGGGCCTGGCGGCGCGGAAAAAACTGAAGATCCAGCTGACGGCCTTCCGCGGAGTCGAGGCCCTGGGCGGCGCCGAGCGCACCGTGTTTTTCCGCGTGGCCCAGGAGGCGCTCAACAATGTCGCCCGCCATGCGCGCGCCAGCACCGTGACGATCAGCATCAGCCGGATGCCCGCGGCGGTCCGGATGGAGATCGCCGACAATGGGAAATCCTTTATGGTCGGGCAGACTCTTTTGCCCAAGAACAACAAGAGGCTGGGCCTGGTCGGCATGCGGGAGCGGATCGAGATGGTCGGCGGCCGCCTGACCATCAAGTCCGCGCCCGGCCACGGCACCACCGTGTGTGCCGAAATCCCCTTCACCCCGGAGAAAACAAAAAAATGA
- a CDS encoding phosphatase PAP2 family protein has protein sequence MARARPARLRGAEIAWWSGSGSRLLAWWPAKLAGTMLGLTAFFAAYFWVLRHPQFPVTLMPLTTVDRWIGFQPAALPLYLSLWFYVSLAPALLVDRRELASYGLACVALSVAGLGIFLLWPTAVPPPDVDWLQHPSFAFLKAADATGNACPSLHVAFAVFSAVWFERLLGRLGAGLAVHLLNWAWCLGILYSTIAIRQHVFLDVFAGAGLGALAAGAHLRWLRPSG, from the coding sequence ATGGCCCGCGCACGCCCGGCCCGCCTCCGGGGCGCGGAGATCGCCTGGTGGTCCGGGAGCGGTTCCCGTCTGCTGGCCTGGTGGCCGGCCAAGCTGGCCGGCACCATGCTCGGCCTGACCGCGTTCTTTGCCGCCTACTTCTGGGTGCTCAGGCACCCGCAGTTTCCGGTCACGCTGATGCCGCTCACTACGGTGGACCGGTGGATCGGTTTCCAGCCGGCGGCCCTGCCGCTGTATCTTTCCCTGTGGTTCTATGTGTCGCTGGCGCCCGCCCTGCTGGTCGACCGGCGTGAGCTCGCGTCCTACGGCCTGGCGTGTGTCGCACTCAGTGTGGCCGGTCTGGGGATTTTCCTGCTCTGGCCGACGGCCGTGCCGCCGCCGGACGTGGACTGGCTGCAGCATCCGTCGTTCGCCTTCCTCAAGGCGGCCGATGCCACGGGCAACGCCTGTCCGTCGTTGCATGTGGCCTTTGCCGTGTTCAGCGCCGTCTGGTTCGAGCGTCTGCTCGGGCGGCTCGGCGCCGGGCTGGCGGTTCATCTGCTCAACTGGGCGTGGTGCCTTGGCATCCTGTATTCCACGATCGCCATCCGCCAGCATGTGTTCCTCGACGTCTTCGCCGGCGCGGGGCTGGGCGCCTTGGCGGCGGGTGCGCACCTGCGCTGGCTGCGCCCGTCGGGCTGA